A window of Clostridioides sp. ES-S-0010-02 genomic DNA:
TGCAAGATTTGCAATAAAAATCTTAGAAGAACTTAATATATAATTATAGATTTGTTTTTGTAATTAATATTTAATATCTAAGATATATTCTAAGACAGTTTTTTTAATACTGATATAATAAAACCTCTTAGAAAATCAAGTATATCAGAGGATGTATGAGATAAGATTGACGATTAAAAAAAGGAAGTGGTTCTTGGTACTTCATTTATCTTTTTCAACTTTAAGACTTTAGATAAATTTTATTAGATTTAAATATATTGATTGCTTAAAGTTATAATAAAAAATAGATAAACTATATAGTTTATCTATTTTTTATTATAATCTTGTTTAATTGTCAATAGTTAGAATGTTAAATAGAAAGATATATTTCTTCTTTTCAAAAATAATCTTCCTCTATCATAATTGCTATCTCACAGTCATATAATCTTTTTGACAAACTAGTATTATTATGCTGATATTTTTTCTTATTTTTCCTTAATAGGTATTAGTAAATCAAGTTGTATATCTTTTACCTCAAGGTCTGTCTTTTCTATATGGCTAAAATAGTTTAAATGTTCTTCTAAAAGACCACACATATGTTCTTGGTCTTGTAAATCACCTGCAAATTCATATTTCTCACTGTTATTCACCCATTCAAGAAGTGCATCCCATTCAGCAAAATTGCCAAAAGCAATCATATGTGCACCATATAACCCTCCTGCAAATTGCTTTCTTTTAAGTGGTGCCGAAATATCCATATTATCTGGAATTGTCACCCATGCCTCATAACCATGATAGCCTGTTTCATCTATTGGATTAGGATGATTGAAACCATAACGTCTTAAATCTGGTTTAATTTTATTCAAATTGTTTTTACACACGAATTCATCAAGCATTGTATTTGCATGAAGTTCTGGGTCATCACCAATATAATGAGCGGAAGCAATAGTAGTTGGTGGTAGGTATACTATACGTATATCATTGATTTTTGATAGTCTTTCATCTGCTTTATTTAACTTATTCATACCTTGCTCCTCCTTAAAATTAATACTAACAATATTGAGTGATTCAATAGCTGATAACAATGTGTCATTTTCAGAAATAATATTTTTGAATGGTAGTTCTGTAACTTTAATTAATTCTTTGATAAAACAAAAGAGAATATCCTTGATTGTTGAAAGAGCAGTAATTTCCTCGTCTAATTCATTTATATTTTGACGAAAGATGTTAATAGCAGTAACTGCATTTTTATTTTCTAGAATTGTTTGAATTTGACGTAAAGGAATTCGCAATTTACGCAAAAGCATAATCTGCTCAATTCTAGAAATTGCTTCATCATCATAAACTCTGTAAGCATAACCTTCACGACGAAAACTTTTAATTAATCCAATTTGTTCATAATAGCGTAGCATTCTAGTGGATATCCCCATATTTTTAGATACTTGGCTTATAGTGATTGTCTTCATTATACTTCCTCCTTACAGTTTCAGTATAAACTACGACACGGTGTCAAAGTCAATAATTAGACATTATAATTATTTATAACCTTAATTTAATCAGTTTAAATATCTCCTATTACACTTAGCTCTTTGTGAAATTAAATAAGTCTATATAATAACATAAAAGTTTTTGAAATATTATATATCAAAGGCATACAGGCTATTTATTTCAAGCTGTATAATCATCTGTCATTATACTAGATACTGTATTTTACAGGAAAATCAAATATTTGATATGTTTTTTTAGAAAAATTCTACTAATAGCATATAAGTTTGAAACTTTTCTGTTATTAAATATTTTACCTTTTATTTACTTTTAGAAATAAAATAGTTAAGGAATCTTACTTATATATTAAATCTGCTACACAATAAATAATTTTTGTTATTTTTACTGTAAAACTTTTGGAAAGAGAAGTACTGATTTTATTACAGAGTTTTTTACAAATTAAATTGCATATTTTTATTTATAGGGTAGAATAAACTAGTTTTGTTAAGTATTTTGAAGGTAAAATAAAGTCAAAAAAATAAAGGAACTAATTTGTCTAACGTTTATTGGTGAAAAATAAACATATAGAAGTTATAATAAATATATAAAAATGTATGAGAGGTGTTGTATGTTTGGCAAACAAAAGGAAAGTGTTAGATTTCTAGAGTTTAATGATGTAGCAGAGAAGTTTGGAGAGAAAAAAGCTGTTGCAATTTTTGATGCAATAGCTGGAAAAAAATCTAAAGAACATATTATCAAAGACATAGAGAAATTAGTCAAAAACGAAGTGTAGATATTTATAAGGTATATTGAGCTTGAGGGTAGCTCTTTATACCTTCTTTTTTATTGTATAAAAATAATTAAATATTCTAGTATTCATTTAATTATGATTGCATTACTTTTATGTTGACAAGAAAGCGCTTTAAATATATGGTGTATATATTAAAATAAATTTAAATGTAATTATGAAATACAGCTATTGATTCATTTGTTTAGGTTAGGGATTTGTATAATCACTTTCCTAATGAATTTATTGTTCTAAATAAACAAAATAGTCAAATTAGTAATGTGAGGTGAAACTTTATGCCAATTAATTCTTTTGAAAATTATCCTATGAATTGGAAACCAAAACGGCCATTAAGAGGACAAATATTATATAAAGCTATTGCAGAACAATTAGAACAAGATATTGATAATGGAACTTTGTTGCCTGGTACCAAATTGCCACCACAACGTGAATTGGCAGACTTCCTAGATGTAAATGTAAGTACTATTTCTAGAGCCTTTAAAATTTGTGAAAAGAAAGGATTAATAAGTGGGGTGACAGGAAGTGGAACTTTTGTAGCTTATGATATACGGTCAAATTTATTTTTGATGTCAAGTAATAAAATTACATTCATTGAAATGGGTACAATGAATCCTGATTTTGCATTAGAAGAAATGAGTACTTTATTTAAACAAATAACTAAAGAATTGGATTTTAAAACTATATTTCAATATGGACAGAGAGATGGCGCTGATTGGCAAAAAGAAGCTATAGCTAAATTGATTTCCCAAACTGGATTTAAAACCTCAGCTGATAGCTTACTTCCTGCAAGTGGAGGACAAAATGCAATTGTAGCCATTTTGGCAGGGCTATTTCAACATGGAGATAGAATAGGTGTAGACCCATTAACTTACCCTGGAATAAAGACAGCAGCCAAAATGCTTGGAATACAATTAATTCCAATTAAACAAGAAAATGGGGAGATTAGTGAAGAAGGTTTATTATATGCATGCAAGAATGAAAATATCAAGGGAATATATATAATACCAGATTATCAAAATCCCACTACACATATAATGTCAGAGGATGGACGAAAAATGATTGCACATATTGCATCCAAATATAACCTAATTGTTATTGAGGATGCTATTCATGGTTTACTTAATGAAATACATTTGAATCCAGTTGCTAATTATATACCTAATCAGACAATTTATATTACAAGTTTATCAAAAATTCTTGCACCTAGCTTGCGTCTTGCATACATTGCTACACCTAAAAAGTATAGAGAAGCCTTATCAAGTGCTTTGTATAATATTAATCTCTCTCAATCATATTTTTTAACAGAAATAGCTTATCGTATGATTGCATCAGGAGAAGCAGATAAATTAATTGAGGCACGCCGTAAGTCTGCTAGAAAGAGAAATGAGATTGTCAATCAATATTTATCTGAGTATAATATTTTAGGAAATAATGAATGTATATTTAGATGGTTAATACTACCTGATGATATAATGGCTGAAAAACTTGAGTTACAAGCACTCAAAGAAGGTGTACAGGTTTATGCATCTGAGCGCTTTGCAGTTGGAAAAGAAAAACCTATTTCTGCAATAAGAATAGCTGTATGTGCTACAGAAAATATAGAAGAACTTAAATCTGGTTTAAGTGTATTAAAACGATTACTAAAAGAAAAAAGATAATTGTATTGCACACAATATTTTAATTGTGTGTAATTTTTTTTGCTGTTACAATGAAAATATGATAGATAATGGATTTATAAGAATTGACATATATTATTGCCTCACAACAAAAAGTAATTATAAATTAATAGTATTTCAAAATTAATTTATTTTTATTTATATAGTAAAGCTTATATAGTTAATTCAAATCTATTTTTAAGTATAATTGCAATTATATGATTAATCTATTTTATATTTTAATAATACTCAGTGTATTAAAGGTTAAAAGGAGTGATTTATCATGGAAAGAACTCAGCAACTAAGAGAAAGTTTTATTGCTTCTATACCCATATTTTTGGGCTATATACCAATAGGAATAGTAGGAGGAATACTATTGCAGAAATCTGGTATTTCACCTTTCCAAATAGCATTAATGGTAACTTTGGTATTTGGAGGAAGTTCTCAATTTATTGCAGCTTCAATGATTTCAGCTGGTGCAAGTGTAACGTCTATTGTATTAACCACATTTATTGTTAATTTGAGACATTTTTTAATGAGTTCCAATTTAAATATGTATATAAAAAATAAAAGTCCAAAGTTTATATTGCCATTTTGCCATACCATAACTGATGAAACTTTTGCAGTTAATTATGAAAAATTTACTACTGGAAATTGGACTGATAAAAATGCAATCTATCTCAATTTTTTTTGCCTAGTTTCATCAGTCTTAGCTAATTTTATTGGGGCATTTTTAGGAGAAACAATATCTATAGATAGTTCTATTTCTGGATTTATACTGACCTCTATGTTTATAGCATTAATAGTTTCTCAAATAAAAAACAAGATTTATGTTTTAGTATTTATATCGTCAATTATTATTTCAATTATTTTATATGTATTGTTTAAGAGTAATTTAGTAATTATAGTTGCATCAATTTTAGCCTCTTTAATTGGGTTCTTTGCAGAAGAGGTACATTCGAAAAAGGAGGAATCTTATGAATAATAGTAATTATATATTTTTTATTATAATAGGAATGTACATTGTTACATACCTTCCAAGAGTTCTTCCAATGTTAATTTTTTCGAAAAAGGATATGCCTGAGTCTTTGAAAAAAATAATGAAATTTATACCTGTAGCAATCCTTACTTCTTTAACAGCGAAAGATGTATTTTTTAATGGAGATAATTTATATTTGTCTGTAGTAAATCCTAAAATTATATCTTTTCTAATTGTGCTTCTTGTTGCATATAAATTTAAATCTATTGGAATTTCTATTGTTACAGGTGTGATATCTATATATTTATTTGGATTTATTATGTAATATTTAACTACTGTCATATACAAATTTAAAAATTATAAATATTTATAAATACCTATTGCTTTAGATTTTATTATCTAACATAATTATATATTTTTAGTATTATCTTGTTATGTATTTTAAATTTAATTGATTAATGTTTTACGTACAAATATAAAGAACTTATTGCTCATATATTAACTTTCATATAGTAATAAGTTCTTTTTTATAATTTAAGTTTGTAATTAATTTATAGGTATTTTAATTTAATAGAGAATATTGTATAAATACATAATAAATATAAATGAATTTATTTTATATTTATATAAAGTCATATAGATTCAGTTACTAAGTAAACTTTAGAATAAGGTAATAATAAATTTAACTGGATTATAAATAAAAGTCTAAAACATGTTAATTTTAATCTATAAAAAATTAAATTATTATATAATAATTTTACATAAGTACTGTGATTTATATATGGAAGTAAAAAAATATTACTTGCACCAATTTATATGTATTTGTTGAATATAATAAATTAGGCATTTACTCTAATTGATTTTTTATTACTTTTAAGTTAAACTTTGCATCATTGTTATCCTTATTAGCATACAATGATTTATTTAAAAATTTTTTTGCTTCATCATATTTTTTATTACCCATACACATAACGGCCTTTAAATTATATGCATCACTTAAATCTTTTTTATAATTAGAATTTTTTTTATCTAAATATTTTAAGCAGTTATTAATTGAAATCAGACCATTATCATATTCGTCTAAATTCATATAGTGACATGTTTGTGCATAATAAGCATCTGAATTAGTAGGATCAATGTCAACTGCTTTTTTCAGTAGTAGAGTAGTATCTTTAAGTGCTTTTTTAAGTGTTTTATCTGAAACTATCTCATGTTTTCTAAATTTTAGATATACAACATCAAGGTATCTAGAACTAAGATTTCGTTTGAAATTTTCATGCCATAATAACTTATACTGATTATTTTCAACTATAAGGTACCTATTAATTTTTAAAGACTCACATTTTTTTAAGTAAATATTTTTTATATCATAAGTTTCTTCTAGTTTAACAAGATTTTTATATTCTTTTTTATCATATTTATATTTTTCTATATTTTCTTCTTTTATTAATTTATAACCAATTACTTTTTTTGTCTCAAGTAATACACTTTGATACTCTTTAAACCTTTCAAGGCTAACTTTTTTCTTGGTGTCTTTGCTTAGTAAATCATATGCTGTTTCATAATCTCCAGAATTTACTCTATCACTGTACTTTTTTGCTACTTCACTAGCACTTTCTCTTGGAGAACATCCTGTTAGTAATATTGCAATTAATACTATTAATATTAAGGGTACTCTTTTAATAATGTTCATAATATAATCCTCTATAATTAAATATTTATTAATTTTATTTTATCATCAAACATTAGATAAGTCATCAGCTTTAATATATATGTGAAGTAGATAGTTTAATAAAATGTTGTATATCTTAATTTAGATATATGAAAAATTTCTTATAAACAATTATTGCTTTAAGAAGTTGTACTTATATTACTTTATAGATTTCCTAATAATAGATTTACTTATTTCTTTACTTATAACTATTTTGATTTTATAATATTAGTAATATCTGTTTTATTTATACTAATATTTCTAAAAACCTAATTCTAATAACCAGTTTGTAAGTTTATTTTCTCTTTCCTTTAAATTGTTATTATATTCATTAAACTTTCCTAATATAATTTCTCCAATGATTACACCATCAGACATAAATACTACTCGTTCTGTTTTTGCTGCAACTTTGGCATCATGAGTTACAAGCATAATGGTTGTACCAGAGTTGTTGATATCTAAAAGAATGTCCATCACTTCATTTGTTACTTTAGAATTAAGTGCACCTGTTGGTTCATCTCCAAATAAGATTTCTGGAGTATTAATTAATGCACGACATATAGCTGCTCTTTGAAGTTGACCACCAGAAACCTGAGTAATATCTTTATCTTTGATTTCTGAAATATTTGTTTTCTCCATAAGTGTTTTTGCTCGTTCATTAATTATTTGGCGGCTTTCTTCCTTTCTCAAATAGGCGGAAAGGACTATATTGTCAAAAATATTTAAATTTTTTAGTAAATTGCTTTGTTGAAAGATAAATCCCATTTTTTCTAATCGTATCTTCGATAATTCTTCCTCAGACATACTAGAAATCATTTCTCCGCAGAATGTAATATTTCCAGATGTGAGTTTATCCATACCACTTAAGTTATAAAGTAGAGTTGTTTTTCCTGAGCCAGAAGCTCCCA
This region includes:
- a CDS encoding DUF4878 domain-containing protein, with product MNIIKRVPLILIVLIAILLTGCSPRESASEVAKKYSDRVNSGDYETAYDLLSKDTKKKVSLERFKEYQSVLLETKKVIGYKLIKEENIEKYKYDKKEYKNLVKLEETYDIKNIYLKKCESLKINRYLIVENNQYKLLWHENFKRNLSSRYLDVVYLKFRKHEIVSDKTLKKALKDTTLLLKKAVDIDPTNSDAYYAQTCHYMNLDEYDNGLISINNCLKYLDKKNSNYKKDLSDAYNLKAVMCMGNKKYDEAKKFLNKSLYANKDNNDAKFNLKVIKNQLE
- a CDS encoding ABC transporter ATP-binding protein, translated to MNNIIEARKISKEYVISKENIHQVLKGIDLTIQHGEFVSVMGASGSGKTTLLYNLSGMDKLTSGNITFCGEMISSMSEEELSKIRLEKMGFIFQQSNLLKNLNIFDNIVLSAYLRKEESRQIINERAKTLMEKTNISEIKDKDITQVSGGQLQRAAICRALINTPEILFGDEPTGALNSKVTNEVMDILLDINNSGTTIMLVTHDAKVAAKTERVVFMSDGVIIGEIILGKFNEYNNNLKERENKLTNWLLELGF
- a CDS encoding effector binding domain-containing protein — encoded protein: MKTITISQVSKNMGISTRMLRYYEQIGLIKSFRREGYAYRVYDDEAISRIEQIMLLRKLRIPLRQIQTILENKNAVTAINIFRQNINELDEEITALSTIKDILFCFIKELIKVTELPFKNIISENDTLLSAIESLNIVSINFKEEQGMNKLNKADERLSKINDIRIVYLPPTTIASAHYIGDDPELHANTMLDEFVCKNNLNKIKPDLRRYGFNHPNPIDETGYHGYEAWVTIPDNMDISAPLKRKQFAGGLYGAHMIAFGNFAEWDALLEWVNNSEKYEFAGDLQDQEHMCGLLEEHLNYFSHIEKTDLEVKDIQLDLLIPIKEK
- a CDS encoding AzlC family ABC transporter permease gives rise to the protein MERTQQLRESFIASIPIFLGYIPIGIVGGILLQKSGISPFQIALMVTLVFGGSSQFIAASMISAGASVTSIVLTTFIVNLRHFLMSSNLNMYIKNKSPKFILPFCHTITDETFAVNYEKFTTGNWTDKNAIYLNFFCLVSSVLANFIGAFLGETISIDSSISGFILTSMFIALIVSQIKNKIYVLVFISSIIISIILYVLFKSNLVIIVASILASLIGFFAEEVHSKKEESYE
- a CDS encoding PLP-dependent aminotransferase family protein, which produces MPINSFENYPMNWKPKRPLRGQILYKAIAEQLEQDIDNGTLLPGTKLPPQRELADFLDVNVSTISRAFKICEKKGLISGVTGSGTFVAYDIRSNLFLMSSNKITFIEMGTMNPDFALEEMSTLFKQITKELDFKTIFQYGQRDGADWQKEAIAKLISQTGFKTSADSLLPASGGQNAIVAILAGLFQHGDRIGVDPLTYPGIKTAAKMLGIQLIPIKQENGEISEEGLLYACKNENIKGIYIIPDYQNPTTHIMSEDGRKMIAHIASKYNLIVIEDAIHGLLNEIHLNPVANYIPNQTIYITSLSKILAPSLRLAYIATPKKYREALSSALYNINLSQSYFLTEIAYRMIASGEADKLIEARRKSARKRNEIVNQYLSEYNILGNNECIFRWLILPDDIMAEKLELQALKEGVQVYASERFAVGKEKPISAIRIAVCATENIEELKSGLSVLKRLLKEKR
- a CDS encoding AzlD domain-containing protein; this translates as MNNSNYIFFIIIGMYIVTYLPRVLPMLIFSKKDMPESLKKIMKFIPVAILTSLTAKDVFFNGDNLYLSVVNPKIISFLIVLLVAYKFKSIGISIVTGVISIYLFGFIM